A window from Solanum stenotomum isolate F172 chromosome 5, ASM1918654v1, whole genome shotgun sequence encodes these proteins:
- the LOC125865140 gene encoding uncharacterized protein LOC125865140, translated as MDFQLNSQISGDSPSSSASSTVQTPSTSNHHHQNGGAPINNNDPMHSWWESISKARSRIHLLSSLLPSSDDSTTDASLSALADSDRPARSLLLSPGAYFSISSSLSSPSSGAGDDPLCNWLYDTFLSSDTDLRLVVLSFIPLLSSIYLSRIHSSISTSLSGFEAVLLALYGAETKSRGGKPILISIPDLSQPSLYHSPRNPTSAKSNSRSSNAQNRPLVGVLSPPLEHEIAVKSTKRACIVGVALDCYYKQISHMPSWSKLDFCKFAADWAGQDCPCVSEFDETDGNSENSVEISNGNLEGVSEAMENLRIENGYDELRPKGARIPLPWEILQPVIRILGHCLLGPLNAEDVKDAASVAVKRMYARASHELNPQAILATRSLIQLDRKGRQTAKIAAAATVMSNVNTPSKAKKPEILLVSK; from the coding sequence ATGGATTTCCAACTGAATTCCCAAATCTCCGGTGACTCTCCTTCTTCCTCCGCATCCTCAACCGTTCAAACACCCTCCACTTCCAACCACCACCACCAAAACGGCGGCGCTCCGATCAACAACAACGACCCCATGCATTCTTGGTGGGAATCCATCTCTAAAGCTCGTTCTCGCATCCACCTCCTTTCTTCCCTCCTCCCCTCCTCTGACGACTCCACCACTGACGCTTCTCTCTCCGCCCTTGCTGACTCGGACCGCCCTGCCCGGTCCCTTCTCCTCTCTCCGGGGGCATACTTTTCTATTTCTTCCTCTCTCTCTTCCCCTTCCTCCGGCGCCGGTGATGACCCACTTTGTAACTGGCTGTACGACACTTTCCTTTCCTCTGATACTGATCTTCGTCTTGTGGTACTCTCCTTTATCCCCCTTTTATCCTCCATCTATCTCTCCCGAATCCATTCTTCTATTTCTACATCTCTATCTGGTTTTGAAGCTGTTCTTCTTGCCCTTTACGGCGCTGAAACCAAATCCCGCGGAGGAAAACCCATACTCATTTCTATTCCCGATCTCTCTCAGCCTTCTCTATATCATAGTCCTAGAAACCCCACATCGGCAAAATCAAACTCCAGGTCGTCTAATGCCCAGAATCGTCCTTTGGTGGGAGTTTTATCGCCCCCTCTTGAGCACGAAATTGCTGTGAAGTCAACTAAACGTGCTTGCATTGTTGGGGTAGCTCTAGATTGTTACTATAAACAGATTTCCCATATGCCCAGTTGGTCTAAGTtggatttttgtaaatttgCTGCTGATTGGGCTGGTCAAGATTGTCCTTGCGTGTCCGAATTTGATGAAACTGATGGAAATTCCGAGAATTCTGTTGAAATTAGTAATGGGAATCTGGAGGGTGTTTCTGAAGCGATGGAGAATTTGAGAATTGAAAATGGATATGATGAATTAAGACCAAAGGGTGCAAGAATTCCACTCCCGTGGGAAATATTGCAGCCTGTGATAAGGATCTTGGGACATTGTTTGTTGGGTCCTTTGAATGCTGAGGATGTCAAGGATGCTGCTTCAGTGGCAGTGAAACGGATGTATGCAAGGGCTTCACATGAGTTGAATCCGCAGGCAATTTTGGCAACTCGGAGTTTGATTCAGCTTGACAGGAAAGGTCGTCAGACAGCTAAGATAGCTGCAGCAGCAACTGTTATGTCAAATGTTAACACACCCAGTAAAGCTAAAAAGCCGGAGATCCTTTTGGTTTCCAAATGA
- the LOC125865146 gene encoding uncharacterized protein LOC125865146 yields MSLSLIQSYSSSEEEEQEQEEEPHYDNSDDDLKDDVPQNRYKPFFNPNPSSSSLLPSALDAFSEISGPPEFLNNSVEEAGKDVNEQRHGRRKYSRNKNDLPAGAVVESKAQLVGIHERVRSDVGGGIPKTATGQGNASVGTVQGGKPVATASYPGAEDASELLRMCLRCGIPKTYTHAKGMVCPVCSDHPVNSDEEPVKKKGSTVKDKEKNKRMKGQSSHATWKSETEMHLRQQFD; encoded by the exons ATGAGTTTGTCACTCATACAAAGTTACTCCTCATCGgaggaagaagaacaagaacaagaagaagaaccTCACTACGACAACTCCGACGATGACCTAAAAGATGACGTTCCACAGAATCGTTACAAACCCTTTTTTAACCCTAATCCTTCTTCATCTTCCTTGCTCCCCTCTGCTCTTGATGCCTTCTCCGAA ATTTCAGGGCCGCCGGAGTTTTTGAACAACAGTGTTGAAGAAGCTGGAAAGGACGTGAATGAACAGAGACACGGTCGCCGTAAGTACAGCAGAAACAAGAATGATTTACCAGCCG GTGCTGTAGTGGAGTCAAAGGCTCAGTTAGTAGGAATTCATGAGAGGGTGAGAAGCGATGTTGGTGGGGGCATCCCAAAGACAGCTACTGGTCAAGGAAATGCTTCTGTTGGCACTGTACAAGGAGGCAAACCTGTGGCAACTGCGAGCTATCCTGGTGCAGAAGATGCATCAGAGCTTCTGAG GATGTGCTTGAGATGTGGAATTCCCAAAACGTACACACATGCGAAAGGGATGGTGTGCCCAGTGTGCAGTGATCACCCTGTAAACTCTGATGAAGAGCCAGTCAAGAAGAAGGGGTCTACCGTCAAAGACAAGGAGAAGAATAAGAGGATGAAGGGGCAGTCATCCCATGCGACATGGAAAAGTGAGACAGAAATGCATCTCCGCCAACAATTTGATTAG